In Monodelphis domestica isolate mMonDom1 chromosome 1, mMonDom1.pri, whole genome shotgun sequence, the sequence GGTAGTGGTAGCCATTATCAAGAACCGCAACCTGCACTCACCCATGTACTATTTTGTCTGCTGCCTGGCTCTATCAGACCTTTTGGTGAGTGTCAGTAACCTGCTGGAGACCTCAGTCATGCTACTTCTGGAGAAAGGGGTGCTGATGATCCAGATGCCAATGCTGCAACAGCTTGACAATGTCATTGATGTGTTGATCTGCGGTTCCATGATGTCCTCTATTTCCTTCTTAGGAGCCATTGCCGTTGACCGCTATATCAGCATCTTCTATGCCTTGCGCTACCACAGTATCGTTACCCCTTGTCGAGCTAAGGGAGTCCTTGCTGGTATCTGGGTGTCCAGTGCCTTCTCTGGTACCCTCTTCATCTCCTATTACAACCATAATGCAGTCCTGCTCTGTCTCATTGGCTTCTTCTTATCCATGTTGGGGCTCATGGTGGTTCTCTATATTCATATGTTCATCCAGGCATGCCAGCATGCCAGGAGGATTGCTCGGCTACACAAGAGACATGCCATTCACCAGCTGTCGACCCTCAAGGGGGCTATCACCCTCATGATCCTGTTGGGCATCTTCTTCCTCTGCTGGGCCCCCTTCTTCCTGCATCTCACACTTATTGTCCTCTGTCCCAAGCATCCCACATGCAGCTGCTACTTCCAGAACTTCAACTTCTTTCTCATCCTCATCATCTGCAACTCAATCATTGACCCCCTCATCTATGCCTTCCGCAGTCAAGAGCTTCGCAAGACCTTCAAGGAGGTGATTCTGTGCTCCtggtaaggggggaaagggagacgACATGAATGCCCAAGCATACTGGACAGAGGAAAGCAGCTTCT encodes:
- the MC1R gene encoding melanocyte-stimulating hormone receptor, with the protein product MPMPGQQKRLFNSLNSTSPDTLHQAVPTNQTDISCQGLFIPDELFLTLGLVSLVENMMVVVAIIKNRNLHSPMYYFVCCLALSDLLVSVSNLLETSVMLLLEKGVLMIQMPMLQQLDNVIDVLICGSMMSSISFLGAIAVDRYISIFYALRYHSIVTPCRAKGVLAGIWVSSAFSGTLFISYYNHNAVLLCLIGFFLSMLGLMVVLYIHMFIQACQHARRIARLHKRHAIHQLSTLKGAITLMILLGIFFLCWAPFFLHLTLIVLCPKHPTCSCYFQNFNFFLILIICNSIIDPLIYAFRSQELRKTFKEVILCSW